A single Muntiacus reevesi chromosome 9, mMunRee1.1, whole genome shotgun sequence DNA region contains:
- the LOC136174626 gene encoding olfactory receptor 8K3-like, whose product MAWTDNQNQTMLAEFILTGITDRPELQAPFFVLFLTIYVVSAVGNLGMIVLTKVDSKLQTPMYFFLRNLAFIDLGYSTSVGPKALVNFIADQNTISYHWCATQLTFFILFMISELFILSAMAYDRYVAICNPLLYTVVMSPRVCWVLVAVPYVYSTSVSLITTIKIFLSSFCGHNIISHFYCDSLPLLTLLCSSTWEIELFILVCSVFNLVSSLLVVLVSYILILKAILKMNTAQGRQKAFSTCGSHLAVVVVLYATLAFMYMQPKASHSFDTDKMASVFFTLVIPMLNPMIYSLRNKEVKGALHRVWKNLCKIPI is encoded by the coding sequence ATGGCCTGGACAGACAATCAAAATCAAACGATGCTTGCTGAATTCATCCTCACGGGAATCACAGACCGGCCTGAGCTGCAGGCTCCCTTCTTTGTGCTGTTCCTCACCATCTATGTAGTGTCGGCGGTGGGAAACTTGGGCATGATCGTTCTCACCAAGGTGGACTCCAAGCTACAgacacccatgtacttctttctcagaaACCTGGCTTTCATCGATCTGGGCTATTCCACATCTGTGGGACCCAAAGCGCTGGTAAATTTCATAGCTGATCAAAACACAATCTCTTACCACTGGTGTGCTACACAGCTGACTTTCTTCATCTTGTTCATGATCAGTGAACTCTTCATCCTGTCGGCAATGGCCTATGACCgttacgtggccatctgcaacccTCTGCTCTACACAGTAGTGATGTCACCGAGAGTATGCTGGGTGCTGGTCGCCGTCCCCTATGTTTACAGCACCTCTGTTTCTCTGATAACTACCATCAAGATATTTCTTTCATCCTTCTGTGGCCATAACATCATCAGTCATTTCTACTGTGACAGTCTCCCCTTGCTAACTTTGCTGTGCTCAAGCACATGGGAAATTGAGCTGTTCATACTGGTCTGTTCCGTGTTTAATTTGGTTTCATCTCTCCTGGTAGTCCTTGTGTCTTACATACTGATCCTTAAGGCCATCCTAAAAATGAACACTGCACAGGGCAGGCAGAAGGCTTTCTCCACCTGTGGCTCTCACCTGGCAGTGGTAGTTGTACTATATGCCACGCTAGCCTTTATGTACATGCAGCCCAAGGCCAGCCACTCTTTTGATACTGACAAAATGGCCTCTGTATTTTTCACTTTGGTCATACCCATGCTGAACCCTATGATCTACAGCTTGAGGAACAAGGAAGTAAAAGGTGCTCTGCATAGGGTGTGGAAAAATCTCTGCAAAATCCCCatataa